In Salmo trutta chromosome 37, fSalTru1.1, whole genome shotgun sequence, the following proteins share a genomic window:
- the LOC115177142 gene encoding gonadotropin-releasing hormone II receptor-like isoform X1, whose amino-acid sequence MIIMYVITIMIYMFYFIYSHSYKPCLFQPRMSGNLSVLRPPLVRATGSMQPALSNMSQFPPLVDWEAPTFTRAAQFRVSATLILFLFAACSNLALLVSVCRGRGRRLASHLRPLIMSLAAADLMMTFVVMPLDAIWNITVQWYGGDAMCKMLCFLKLFAMHSSAFILVVVSLDRHHAILHPLDSLNSHHRNKRMLGLAWGLSVLLALPQLFIFRAIKAEGVDFTQCVTHGSFKERWQETVYNMFYFVTLYVFPLLVMSFCYTRILIEINQQLHRNKAGESCLRRSGTDFIPKARMKTLKMTIIIVMSFVVCWTPYYLLGIWYWFQPEMLQVTPEYIHHALFVFGNLNTCFDPVIYGFYTPSFRADLAMCWCYRRRDINMSPRSLDRLSAHQGPHSGEQDSDAPGVEQTKETGGDGR is encoded by the exons ATGATAATAATGTATGTAATCACGATAATGATATACATGTTTTACTTTATCTACAGTCATTCATATAAACCTTGTCTTTTCCAACCCAGGATGTCTGGCAATCTGTCTGTCCTGAGGCCTCCATTAGTGAGGGCCACCGGGTCAATGCAACCCGCCCTCTCAAACATGTCCCAGTTTCCCCCTCTGGTTGACTGGGAGGCGCCCACCTTCACCCGAGCCGCCCAATTCCGTGTCAGCGCCACCTTAATCCTCTTCCTATTTGCTGCCTGCAGCAACCTGGCATTATTGGTCAGTGTGTGCCGGGGGCGTGGCCGGCGCCTGGCTTCTCACCTGCGACCACTCATCATGAGCCTGGCCGCCGCCGACCTGATGATGACCTTTGTGGTGATGCCACtggatgccatttggaacatcACGGTGCAGTGGTATGGCGGAGACGCCATGTGTAAGATGCTGTGCTTCCTCAAGCTGTTTGCCATGCACTCGTCAGCCTTCATCCTGGTGGTGGTCAGTCTGGACAGGCACCACGCCATCCTGCACCCGCTGGACTCACTCAACTCCCACCACCGGAACAAGAGGATGCTGGGTCTGGCCTGGGGCCTCAGCGTGCTTCTGGCCTTACCACAG CTGTTCATCTTCCGGGCCATCAAGGCCGAGGGCGTAGACTTCACCCAGTGTGTGACCCATGGCAGCTTCAAAGAGCGATGGCAGGAGACGGTCTACAACATGTTCTACTTCGTCACTCTCTACGTGTTCCCCCTGCTGGTCATGAGCTTCTGCTACACACGCATCCTCATTGAGATCAATCAGCAACTCCACAGGAACAAAG CTGGCGAGTCCTGCCTGAGACGCAGTGGCACAGACTTTATCCCCAAAGCACGAATGAAGACTCTAAAGATGACCATCATCATCGTGATGTCTTTCGTGGTCTGCTGGACGCCCTACTACCTCCTGGGTATCTGGTACTGGTTCCAGCCGGAGATGCTGCAGGTCACgcctgaatacatccaccacgcCCTGTTTGTCTTCGGCAACCTGAACACATGTTTTGACCCGGTCATCTATGGCTTCTACACGCCCTCGTTCCGGGCCGACCTGGCCATGTGCTGGTGCTATAGAAGAAGGGACATTAATATGTCGCCCAGGTCTCTGGACCGCCTGTCCGCCCACCAGGGCCCCCACAGCGGAGAGCAGGACTCTGACGCCCCCGGTGTGGAACAGACCAAAGAGACTGGAGGTGATGGTAGATGA
- the LOC115177142 gene encoding gonadotropin-releasing hormone II receptor-like isoform X2: protein MSGNLSVLRPPLVRATGSMQPALSNMSQFPPLVDWEAPTFTRAAQFRVSATLILFLFAACSNLALLVSVCRGRGRRLASHLRPLIMSLAAADLMMTFVVMPLDAIWNITVQWYGGDAMCKMLCFLKLFAMHSSAFILVVVSLDRHHAILHPLDSLNSHHRNKRMLGLAWGLSVLLALPQLFIFRAIKAEGVDFTQCVTHGSFKERWQETVYNMFYFVTLYVFPLLVMSFCYTRILIEINQQLHRNKAGESCLRRSGTDFIPKARMKTLKMTIIIVMSFVVCWTPYYLLGIWYWFQPEMLQVTPEYIHHALFVFGNLNTCFDPVIYGFYTPSFRADLAMCWCYRRRDINMSPRSLDRLSAHQGPHSGEQDSDAPGVEQTKETGGDGR, encoded by the exons ATGTCTGGCAATCTGTCTGTCCTGAGGCCTCCATTAGTGAGGGCCACCGGGTCAATGCAACCCGCCCTCTCAAACATGTCCCAGTTTCCCCCTCTGGTTGACTGGGAGGCGCCCACCTTCACCCGAGCCGCCCAATTCCGTGTCAGCGCCACCTTAATCCTCTTCCTATTTGCTGCCTGCAGCAACCTGGCATTATTGGTCAGTGTGTGCCGGGGGCGTGGCCGGCGCCTGGCTTCTCACCTGCGACCACTCATCATGAGCCTGGCCGCCGCCGACCTGATGATGACCTTTGTGGTGATGCCACtggatgccatttggaacatcACGGTGCAGTGGTATGGCGGAGACGCCATGTGTAAGATGCTGTGCTTCCTCAAGCTGTTTGCCATGCACTCGTCAGCCTTCATCCTGGTGGTGGTCAGTCTGGACAGGCACCACGCCATCCTGCACCCGCTGGACTCACTCAACTCCCACCACCGGAACAAGAGGATGCTGGGTCTGGCCTGGGGCCTCAGCGTGCTTCTGGCCTTACCACAG CTGTTCATCTTCCGGGCCATCAAGGCCGAGGGCGTAGACTTCACCCAGTGTGTGACCCATGGCAGCTTCAAAGAGCGATGGCAGGAGACGGTCTACAACATGTTCTACTTCGTCACTCTCTACGTGTTCCCCCTGCTGGTCATGAGCTTCTGCTACACACGCATCCTCATTGAGATCAATCAGCAACTCCACAGGAACAAAG CTGGCGAGTCCTGCCTGAGACGCAGTGGCACAGACTTTATCCCCAAAGCACGAATGAAGACTCTAAAGATGACCATCATCATCGTGATGTCTTTCGTGGTCTGCTGGACGCCCTACTACCTCCTGGGTATCTGGTACTGGTTCCAGCCGGAGATGCTGCAGGTCACgcctgaatacatccaccacgcCCTGTTTGTCTTCGGCAACCTGAACACATGTTTTGACCCGGTCATCTATGGCTTCTACACGCCCTCGTTCCGGGCCGACCTGGCCATGTGCTGGTGCTATAGAAGAAGGGACATTAATATGTCGCCCAGGTCTCTGGACCGCCTGTCCGCCCACCAGGGCCCCCACAGCGGAGAGCAGGACTCTGACGCCCCCGGTGTGGAACAGACCAAAGAGACTGGAGGTGATGGTAGATGA
- the LOC115176979 gene encoding tetratricopeptide repeat protein 24: protein MASDSYPSHEGRKKKKKMSDGCVKSKDKEADVLKVQVDIEELTASGHIALKQGDCEEAISCFKKAFKASIELKETRVQQACAFNLGAAYVEVGKALKGLDILKRAQPGERGERVADLQFNLAVAHETLANHSQAAGHYLQAAQLYRSQGDGASEGDTCMKMSHCHLLLKDWTQAAQSFQRAGESYRMAGRLDSAATAYKEAGSHMLQSDDFTMDDIITVLTDCLELSDNIKDPELLGKVYNDLGLSFSQLKLFQEAAGCYERALPLASTRPSMLAVVLQNLGAVHNTLSQYRQALDYHHQAASLHGSLGSRRAQGRCFSNLAFALSQLGEHEEAAENYLHALQAFKDTDDYKGQWQTCECLGEARFKLRDLERATLYYKQALGLLSKCKDSSSSIQERLVNKLSEALQHRLSLITPGKPQRCLGPRLHTQNRKAVLNGHRAKTEPQVSGAGSAEVSTGAPGKEEEAPGPDGEQAHTVTMGEASDSQSPVTGSLTEQPGYLTVLPGANRNLNNHFEQPDPHYQNQDPSNHPVLTQQSEHLYEGIKPRTTQTNSETPLSESSEVSPTAASDNEETIPLLKKRKSQICTVM from the exons ATGGCATCTGATAGCTACCCATCACATGAGggcaggaagaagaagaagaagatgagtGACGGGTGTGTAAAGAGCAAAGACAAAGAGGCTGATGTCCTGAAGGTCCAGGTGGACATAGAGGAGCTCACAGCCTCTGGCCACATTGCCCTAAAACAAGGGGACTGCGAAGAAGCCATCAGCTGTTTCAAAAAGGCCTTCAAAGCTTCCATAGAG TTAAAGGAGACCAGGGTCCAGCAGGCATGTGCCTTTAACCTGGGAGCTGCCTACGTGGAGGTGGGTAAAGCCCTGAAGGGGCTGGACATCCTGAAGCGGGCCCAgccaggagagaggggggagcgggTAGCTGACCTCCAGTTCAACCTGGCCGTAGCCCATGAGACCCTGGCGAACCACAGCCAGGCGGCTGGTCATTACCTCCAGGCAGCCCAGCTGTACCGCTCCCAGGGGGACGGGGCCAGTGAGGGGGACACCTGCATGAAAATGTCCCACTGTCACCTGCTCCTAAAG GACTGGACCCAGGCAGCTCAGAGCTTCCAGAGGGCTGGGGAGAgctacaggatggcaggcaggctggaCTCAGCCGCCACGGCCTACAAAGAGGCAGGGAGTCACATGCTCCAGTCAGATGACTTCACCATGGATGATATCATCACCGTGCTCACTGATTGCCTCGAGCTGAGCGACAACATCAAAGACCCAGAGTTGCTCG GTAAGGTGTACAACGACCTGGGCCTGAGTTTCTCCCAGCTGAAGTTGTTCCAGGAGGCAGCCGGGTGCTATGAGCGGGCCCTGCCCCTGGCCAGCACCAGGCCCAGCATGCTGGCCGTGGTCCTACAGAACCTGGGAGCCGTTCACAACACACTGAGCCAGTACCGGCAGGCCCTGGACTACCACCATCAGGCAGCCAGCCTGCATG ggtCTTTGGGCAGTCGTCGTGCTCAGGGCCGCTGCTTCAGTAACTTAGCCTTTGCTCTCAGTCAGCTGGGGGAGCATGAAGaggcagcagagaactacctccaCGCCCTGCAGGCCTTCAAAGACACTG ATGACTATAAGGGCCAATGGCAGACTTGTGAGTGTTTAGGGGAAGCTCGTTTTAAGTTGAGAGACCTGGAGAGAGCCACCCTCTACTACAAACAAGCTCTGGGTTTACTGTCAAAGTGCAAG GACTCGTCCAGCTCGATCCAGGAGCGTCTGGTTAACAAGCTGAGTGAGGCCCTGCAACACAGACTGTCACTGATCACCCCTGGAAAACCCCAG AGATGTCTCGGCCCTCGTCTACACACTCAGAATAGAAAAGCTGTTCTGAATGGCCATAGGGCAAAGACTGAGCCCCAAG TGAGTGGAGCTGGCTCAGCAGAGGTGTCTACCGGAGCGccggggaaggaggaggaagccCCGGGGCCAGATGGAGAACAGGCACACACAGTGACCATGGGAGAAGCAAGTGACTCCCAGTCACCGGTGACAGGATCTCTCACTGAGCAGCCGGGCTATCTGACTGTGCTGCCAGGGGCAAACAG GAACCTGAATAATCATTTTGAGCAGCCCGACCCCCATTACCAGAACCAAGACCCATCAAACCACCCTGTACTCACCCAGCAGA GCGAGCATTTATATGAGGGCATTAAACCGAGGACAACACAGACTAACAG TGAGACTCCATTGTCTGAGAGCTCCGAAGTTTCACCCACTGCTGCATCAGATAATGAAGAGACCATACCCCTGTTAAAGAAACGGAAGTCCCAAATCTGCACGGTCATGTGA